The nucleotide window AGTAGTATCCACTTCAAGATTCCCTACGCGGCAACCTCAATATATTCGACTTGGCTGCTCGGTGTTGGAATTGGCAAGCCATCTTCGCGCATCCCCCGCAAATGAATTTCAACGGCTTCGCGGATTTGCTGCTCGGTTTCTTCAATTGTTTTACCCGTTGCCACGCACCCCAATAAATCGGGTACATACGCGGCGTAATTGTTTTCTGCCTTTTCGATAACAATGGCGTAACGCATATCTGATAC belongs to Deinococcota bacterium and includes:
- a CDS encoding type II toxin-antitoxin system HicB family antitoxin — protein: MRYAIVIEKAENNYAAYVPDLLGCVATGKTIEETEQQIREAVEIHLRGMREDGLPIPTPSSQVEYIEVAA